The Candidatus Dadabacteria bacterium genome segment GGAATCCGGACTCGACATACCGAAAGCCAACACGATAATAGTGAACAACGCCCATATGATGGGGCTTGCGGATCTCTACCAGCTGAAAGGCCGTGTCGGAAGATCGGATAAAAAAGCGTACGCGTATTTTCTCGTGCCGTCGGTACGCTCACTCACCGAGGAGGCAAGAAAAAGGCTTGAAGTGCTCTCACGCCTAACTGACCTCGGAAGCGGTTTCAAGCTCGCCACCGCAGACCTTCAGATAAGAGGAGCAGGTACGCTCTTTGGAGAAAAGCAGTCGGGCCACATAGCGGACATAGGACTTGAGTTCTATCTTGAGTTGCTGAGAGACACTATCGAGAGCAAAAGAAGCGACGGAGGCATAGTCCGTGAAATCAGACCGGAAATAAAAACGCGGGACGAAGCTTTTATACCGGATCACTACATCGAAAGCGGCTCTGAGAGGCTTTTTTACTACAAAAAAATATCTTCGGCGACAAAACGCGGCGAACCGGAAGAAATTGCCCTGGAAATCGAGGACAGGTTCGGGGCGATGCCCGATCCGCTTAGGCAGCTCATTCTCATCGCGGAACTCAGAATCACACTCGCGGAGAAATCCATAAGAAAAGCCGAAATAGGAGAAAATACCGCTACCCTGAGCCTCTCTCCCCCAGAAAACAGCACAAGGGAGAAGGAGCTGACCGTCTCTCTCCCTCCCCAGCACAGATATGAAGCGCTGATAGGCGCGGTGGGAAAGTTGGAAAAACCGCTGCAGGATTGTGTATAGTATAAGTGGGGTGGAAAAAGCTGTGGAGAAAAACAGAGGGGATTTAACATGAAAAAACCATGGTTGACTTTGCTTGTGGCGCTCTTTGCGGTTTTTGTTTCCCCGCACGCCCAGGCGGCGGTCGTCGAGAAAGTTGTAGCCGTAGTAAACGACAGGATAGTAACGCTCAGCGAACTCAATAAGGAAATCAGGGAAATAACCACGGTTCCTGGGGCGCAAGCAGATGTTCAAGAAGTGCTCGACGCTATGGTGGATCGCATCCTGCTCGATCAGCAGGCGGCGGTAAGGAAGATATCGGTAAGCGATGAGGAAGTAAAGGCAATAGTGAAAAGTCAGCGGCAGGCCCTTAACCTTGACGAAAAAGCCATAGCCCAAGAGCTTAAAAAACAGAACATGACCGAGAAGCTTTTCTACCGCCAGTGGAAATACCAGATACTCTCAAGGAGGCTTCTTGACTCAGTCACACAGGGAAGCATAGCGGTAACGGATAAGGAAATAGAGGAGCATCGCAAAGAACACTACGGGGAAGAAGAAACCATTTACGGAATGCAAACGAAGATCGCTCACATACTGATCAACCAGGAGGCGGAAAACGCGGACTCCAGAGCTCAGGAAGTTCTGGAACTCGCAAAATCCGGGGAATCTTTCGCGCAGCTGGCCAGAGAATACTCGATGGATGAATCATCGGCGCAAAGGGGCGGAGTACTGGGATATTTCGTGAAGGGAGATCTGGTTGCCGAGATTGAAAACGCCGTGGAAAAAACAGAAGTAAACGGCATAGCGGGCCCTGTCAGGACTTCCCAAGGTTACCACATAATAAAAGTTCTTGAGAGAACAGCAGGAGAGGAATCTTCAATCTCACGCTATAAAGACCGCATAAAACATCAGATTTACATGGAGAAAGTTGAACAGTATATAACTTCGTGGCTTGAGGATATAAAGAAAAACTCCTACATAGAAATTAAAATCTGAATTTCAAAATGCCGTTCACCATCCATACGCTGAAAGAATACTTATCGTTAAGAATCTTTCTCCCCGTCCTCATCCTGCTTGGCACTATGGGGGCCGGTTCATGCGGCGGCGGTTCGGATCAAACCCCTCCCCCCGTGTGCGATCTTACTTCTCAGAGAAACCAACAGAGGCTGTCGGGCGAGAGAAGAGAGGATTATTACCCCAAGAGATTCAGCCGTGATTTGAACTTCCGCAACTACGGCGCCAATATATCTCCCACGGAAAAACATAAGGATATCGCAAGAAAAGTAAGCCGCTCCGTATTCGAGCTAGAAGTCAACGGTGGCATAGTGGGCAGCGCATGGCTTATTGCCCCGAAATATGCCGTTACAGCCGCCCATGCATTCATTGACTCCCAGACCTTAGAGCCAAAACCAGTAGAAAGGGGATTTGTTCACACCTTTGACGGTGACAGAATAGAAGCGGAGAGAGAATATGTTGACCCGCGAGTGACAAAGGCAACTGACCTGGCATTGCTACGCCTTGAGAGGGAAATTGACCCCATCCCCTTGAAAATAGCGGATGAAATCCCTGAAAAAAACGAGTTTCTGATGGCGATGGGCGGAGGTGGGATGCAGAGGGGCCTCGGCGGATGGACAGTTTCCGCGGGACCCGCACTTGAGTTAAAAAGCGGATATCCGATCTCGACCTACTACCACCTACCCGACAGGATGTATCACGCGGTGCCGATCTCCGTAGGAATGAGCGGAGGACCCATATTCAACGACAAGGGCGAAGTGGTTTCCATCGCATCCTCGTATAGAGGATCTAGCCCGGATTTCTCACGGTAAGGTATAGAAAAGGCCGTTGTTTGTGTTATAATAAAG includes the following:
- a CDS encoding peptidylprolyl isomerase, translated to MKKPWLTLLVALFAVFVSPHAQAAVVEKVVAVVNDRIVTLSELNKEIREITTVPGAQADVQEVLDAMVDRILLDQQAAVRKISVSDEEVKAIVKSQRQALNLDEKAIAQELKKQNMTEKLFYRQWKYQILSRRLLDSVTQGSIAVTDKEIEEHRKEHYGEEETIYGMQTKIAHILINQEAENADSRAQEVLELAKSGESFAQLAREYSMDESSAQRGGVLGYFVKGDLVAEIENAVEKTEVNGIAGPVRTSQGYHIIKVLERTAGEESSISRYKDRIKHQIYMEKVEQYITSWLEDIKKNSYIEIKI
- a CDS encoding serine protease is translated as MPFTIHTLKEYLSLRIFLPVLILLGTMGAGSCGGGSDQTPPPVCDLTSQRNQQRLSGERREDYYPKRFSRDLNFRNYGANISPTEKHKDIARKVSRSVFELEVNGGIVGSAWLIAPKYAVTAAHAFIDSQTLEPKPVERGFVHTFDGDRIEAEREYVDPRVTKATDLALLRLEREIDPIPLKIADEIPEKNEFLMAMGGGGMQRGLGGWTVSAGPALELKSGYPISTYYHLPDRMYHAVPISVGMSGGPIFNDKGEVVSIASSYRGSSPDFSR